One Alligator mississippiensis isolate rAllMis1 chromosome 1, rAllMis1, whole genome shotgun sequence genomic window carries:
- the STON1 gene encoding stonin-1, which yields MCSTNPANWVTFDDEPLFPSPPKSVENNKANGLKLNLPNVHESSSRSSSTGSTPLSSPMVDFYFSPGPPSNSPLSTPTRDYPGIPCIPKSGVHILYPIPEFSSNINLLPPPGICSSQKLGSMPLNTAANDNPSKLLVSKSTATDEVNPTWKESCNKLEEPLESDCFQSDHAFLSPFWKEGCLPSISTSHANTQSHICHDQKSLNQGSFNYICERLEHLQTDAQAMGRLSVSSTHAWCHPCSVIPHSLFRNQKKEGWPFMLRIPEKKNRMSSRQWGPIYLKVLPGGILQMYYEEGLEKPFKEFQLQPHCKLSEPKLENCSISGKIHTVKIEHVSYIEKRKYHPKVEVVHEPETEQMLKLGTTEFNDLTDFLVTVEEELMKLPALSKQKRNYEEQEIILEIVDNFWGKITKAEGKLVESAVITHIYCLSFVNGSTECFLTLNDQELQKRDECYFEKDLEKKWIDILDYHFHKCVKTHEFEQTRVIKFTPPDACRLELMRFKTLYNGEDLPFSVKAAVVVQGAYIELQAFVNMSSTALIPTRLHSMKYCENVMIHFPVPAQWIKALWTMNLQRQKSLKAKMNRRTCLGSLHEIESDPVIQVSIGTAKYESAYRAVVWKIDRLPDKNSSPDHPHSLSYKLELGSDQEIPLDWYPFATVQFVIHDACASGTEVKSLGIESDVQPQKHVIQKACYNCQVEIEKKWIRLDGEDPDKAGNCLMQ from the exons ATGTGTTCCACAAACCCAGCAAACTGGGTCACTTTTGATGATGAACCCCTCTTCCCATCTCCTCCAAAATCAGTtgaaaataataaagcaaatgGTCTCAAGCTCAATCTTCCTAATGTGCATGAATCTTCCAGTAGGTCATCTTCTACGGGCAGCACTCCACTTTCTTCTCCTATGGTTGACTTTTATTTCAGTCCGGGACCTCCTAGTAACTCTCCACTTTCTACACCTACCAGAGACTATCCAGGAATTCCCTGCATTCCCAAATCAGGGGTTCATATACTTTATCCCATTCCTGAATTCTCATCAAATATTAACCTTCTCCCACCTCCTGGAATCTGCTCTTCTCAAAAACTGGGCAGTATGCCTTTGAACACTGCAGCTAATGATAATCCATCTAAGCTTTTGGTCTCCAAGTCAACAGCCACAGATGAAGTAAATCCTACTTGGAAAGAAAGCTGTAATAAGTTAGAAGAGCCTTTGGAATCTGACTGCTTCCAGAGTGACCATGCTTTCTTGAGCCCCTTTTGGAAAGAAGGGTGTTTGCCCAGCATTTCTACGTCTCATGCTAATACACAAAGCCATATTTGCCACGATCAGAAAAGCCTCAATCAGGGTTCATTCAACTATATCTGTGAAAGGCTTGAACATCTTCAAACTGATGCTCAGGCGATGGGACGTCTGTCTGTCTCTAGCACACATGCATGGTGTCATCCCTGTTCGGTCATTCCACACAGTCTGTTCAGGAATCAGAAGAAGGAGGGTTGGCCTTTCATGCTGAGAATTCctgaaaagaaaaacaggatgTCATCTCGGCAGTGGGGCCCTATTTACCTTAAAGTTTTACCTGGGGGCATTTTACAAATGTACTATGAAGAGGGCCTTGAAAAACCTTTCAAAGAATTCCAGCTACAACCCCACTGTAAACTCTCAGAGCCCAAGCTAGAAAACTGTAGTATTTCAGGAAAAATCCATACAGTGAAGATTGAGCATGTGTCTTATATAGAGAAAAGAAAATACCATCCCAAAGTAGAAGTGGTCCATGAACCAGAGACTGAACAGATGCTGAAGTTAGGAACTACAGAGTTTAATGACTTAACCGACTTCCTTGTGACAGTTGAGGAAGAGCTGATGAAGCTTCCTGCCCTTTCTAAACAAAAGAGAAATTATGAGGAACAAGAAATAATATTAGAAATAGTAGACAACTTTTGGGGGAAAATTACTAAAGCAGAAGGAAAACTTGTAGAAAGTGCTGTCATCACACACATTTATTGTCTATCCTTTGTGAATGGAAGTACCGAATGCTTTTTAACTTTAAATGATCAAGAGCTCCAGAAGAGAGATGAATGTTATTTTGAGAAAGACCTGGAAAAGAAATGGATTGATATTCTTGACTACCATTTCCATAAGTGTGTCAAAACACATGAATTTGAGCAAACAAGAGTTATTAAGTTTACACCCCCAGACGCTTGTAGGTTAGAACTGATGCGTTTCAAGACTCTGTATAATGGAGAAGACCTTCCGTTTTCTGTGAAGGCTGCCGTAGTTGTTCAGGGAGCATATATAGAGCTTCAGGCTTTTGTAAACATGTCCTCGACTGCTCTGATTCCAACCCGCTTGCATTCCATGAAATACTGTGAAAATGTCATGATACATTTTCCGGTTCCTGCACAGTGGATCAAAGCACTTTGGACTATGAATCTCCAAAGGCAGAAGTCTCTGAAAGCCAAAATGAACAGAAGAACATGCCTTGGTTCTTTACATGAAATTGAGTCTGATCCTGTAATACAAGTCTCAATTGGAACAGCAAAATATGAAAGTGCCTATAGGGCTGTTGTGTGGAAGATAGACAGACTTCCAGATAAAAACTCAA GTCCAGATCATCCACACAGTCTGTCTTACAAACTAGAACTTGGATCAGACCAGGAAATTCCTTTGGACTGGTATCCATTTGCTACTGTACAGTTTGTCATACATGATGCGTGTGCCTCAGGGACTGAAGTGAAATCACTGGGCATAGAGAGTGATGTTCAGCCACAGAAACATGTGATTCAGAAAGCTTGCTACAACTGCCAG